From the Cohaesibacter sp. ES.047 genome, one window contains:
- a CDS encoding DUF1499 domain-containing protein — protein MAGVYKFKTSRLARWALWLSRLTIPVAILSFLLMRFGGIHPSLAVYCFGASLVLALLSILVGLAAIPAIWSEGQVGGQRIIGTVLRSMVVILPALALAYLYFTRPAFSDLSTNPIDPPEFETAWQMREDADNSLDVVSLAEREQQALAYPELASIRIDHPIEVVYLLVADELAKQKWKLISATDHALSADGSRFEAYYRSVITGLRYVVAIRLRPDGEEATILDMRSANLWGPHDLGRNANSITGFLSSVEQRVAQGIAAFELQFEEIQRQRRLQLGPMPRPKPLDLINDDAANS, from the coding sequence ATGGCAGGGGTCTACAAGTTTAAAACCTCCCGGTTGGCCCGTTGGGCATTGTGGTTGTCGCGCCTGACTATTCCGGTAGCCATTCTGTCTTTTCTTTTGATGCGGTTTGGCGGCATCCACCCATCCCTGGCGGTCTATTGTTTCGGGGCATCGCTGGTGCTGGCGTTGCTGTCGATCCTTGTCGGTCTCGCAGCCATTCCAGCCATCTGGTCCGAAGGGCAGGTTGGCGGACAGCGCATTATCGGCACTGTGCTCAGGAGCATGGTGGTGATCTTGCCCGCACTGGCGCTTGCCTATCTTTATTTTACGCGCCCCGCCTTTTCCGATCTCTCTACCAACCCGATTGACCCGCCCGAGTTCGAGACTGCATGGCAGATGCGTGAAGATGCCGACAACAGCCTTGATGTGGTCAGCCTTGCCGAGCGAGAGCAGCAGGCGCTCGCCTATCCGGAGCTTGCCAGCATCCGGATCGATCACCCCATCGAAGTCGTCTATCTTCTGGTTGCCGATGAGCTTGCCAAGCAGAAATGGAAGCTGATTTCTGCGACCGACCATGCTTTGTCCGCCGACGGAAGCCGCTTTGAGGCCTATTACCGCTCCGTCATCACGGGCTTGCGCTATGTTGTTGCCATTCGGTTGCGTCCAGATGGCGAAGAAGCGACCATACTGGACATGCGATCCGCCAACCTGTGGGGGCCGCACGATCTCGGTCGCAATGCCAACAGCATTACCGGTTTCCTCAGTTCGGTCGAACAAAGGGTCGCTCAGGGCATAGCGGCCTTTGAGCTGCAATTCGAAGAAATTCAGCGTCAACGCAGGCTGCAACTGGGGCCGATGCCGCGACCCAAGCCTCTTGATCTGATCAACGATGACGCCGCGAACAGCTAA
- a CDS encoding LysR family transcriptional regulator yields MKNIDYLSLDGRSLYMLKLIYEHRSVTETARILGVTQSSVSHSLDRLRSLLGDPLFIKVGRSMVPTERVEAMAPEIDQVLENFEALFHQTEFDPFKSKDRFSIVCNDFEHDLIVPSIFERLKREAPDSTLRTHQQLLSGNMHLKSGMADLELCPFPPEDSSDIVVTKLCSDRSITYYDPTQRDAPCTVDEFSASEHAILAFGNNETTNIDQALGKLGHTRRVAYIGPTFNSAAMVVRGTRMLVTGPSRMASTIFRDLAWVETPFELEPTHFYMVWHVRNRHSPRHKWFRELVKSVARDLPEISEACQLVLAKQREMAELDSDTLSSASSVAS; encoded by the coding sequence ATGAAGAATATCGATTACTTGTCCCTTGACGGTCGCTCGCTCTACATGCTCAAGCTGATCTACGAGCACAGATCCGTTACGGAAACCGCGCGCATCCTTGGCGTTACCCAGTCATCGGTCAGCCATTCTCTGGACCGGCTGCGCAGCCTGTTGGGCGATCCGCTGTTCATCAAGGTTGGCCGCTCGATGGTGCCGACCGAACGGGTGGAGGCAATGGCCCCCGAAATCGATCAGGTGCTCGAAAATTTCGAAGCTCTGTTTCACCAGACCGAGTTCGATCCGTTCAAGTCCAAGGACCGGTTTTCTATCGTCTGCAATGACTTCGAGCACGACCTGATTGTCCCATCCATCTTTGAACGACTGAAACGGGAAGCCCCCGACAGCACCCTGCGCACCCATCAGCAACTGTTGTCGGGGAACATGCATCTCAAGTCGGGCATGGCCGATCTGGAGCTTTGCCCCTTCCCGCCTGAGGATTCCTCGGACATTGTGGTCACCAAGCTGTGCTCGGACCGCTCGATCACCTATTATGATCCCACGCAGCGCGATGCCCCTTGCACCGTTGATGAGTTCAGCGCATCGGAACATGCCATCCTTGCGTTCGGCAACAACGAGACGACCAACATCGACCAAGCGCTTGGCAAACTGGGCCACACGCGCCGGGTTGCCTACATCGGTCCGACCTTCAACTCCGCAGCCATGGTCGTGCGCGGAACCCGCATGCTGGTGACGGGCCCATCCCGCATGGCCTCCACGATCTTTCGGGATCTGGCATGGGTGGAGACGCCGTTTGAACTGGAGCCGACCCACTTCTATATGGTCTGGCACGTGCGCAATCGACATTCGCCACGCCATAAATGGTTCCGGGAGTTGGTGAAGTCTGTTGCCAGAGATCTGCCCGAGATTAGCGAGGCCTGCCAGCTGGTTCTGGCCAAACAGCGCGAAATGGCCGAACTGGACAGTGACACTCTTTCTTCTGCTTCTTCTGTGGCAAGCTAA
- a CDS encoding bifunctional diguanylate cyclase/phosphodiesterase codes for MSQGQPSEVTVNLGHSDLMELAVPLWIFDVDKAQVVWANEAARLLWQASTLDELYQRNMQADMSSGIESRLKQYITAFETTDETFRELWTLYPNGEPATYQIAFRGYHLPDGRVGLLCQANAEEDHVPNKMRSAEALNHIPISISLFTRDGALLYANTEANRIYGWGIRPLTALISKDKAFAAALATAEENDIAVMTCRMLTLDGVRWREISIRACRDSVSGVPAYILSDIDVTDQKLQQQKISYLAHHDMLTGLHSRNYVNHHFPEVLAKAGQAQKRLALLLIDLDDFKAINDTLGHLSGDGLLIHVARQLKTSMHGKGHIARLGGDEFAILIPFETTEELDFFCNDIMCAISFETKLNGHLLNTQASIGISLFPEHGTTLPELMQHADLALYEAKDNGRKTFRYYRPALQQAAVLKRTLEKDLDRAIKEREFRLYYQPRVDCISQKVLSVEALMRWYRPNQGVVSPAVFIEVLEETGMIHDVGDWITMQAGYDQQILNENGYDIPISINVSPEQFAHPQFVHRLRNNLGQTGCSPSKIEIEITESMLMGHGYDAKAVLKDLRKAGFSIAVDDFGTGYSNLAYIQSYPISSLKVDSSFIQMIEDQSPVVNMILSLCRLLGISAVAEGVETIDQLAWLQLNHCDEYQGYLYSKPRPLHQLLHLLNNPPLWAKDGMVIGFEEQDLAWA; via the coding sequence ATGTCCCAAGGTCAACCCAGTGAGGTGACGGTGAATCTAGGCCACTCCGATTTGATGGAATTGGCCGTTCCCTTATGGATATTCGACGTCGACAAAGCGCAGGTCGTCTGGGCCAACGAAGCCGCACGGCTCCTTTGGCAGGCGTCCACTCTTGACGAGCTCTACCAACGCAACATGCAAGCAGACATGAGCAGCGGGATCGAGAGCCGGCTCAAGCAGTACATCACAGCCTTCGAGACAACCGACGAAACCTTCCGCGAGCTCTGGACCCTCTATCCGAACGGCGAGCCGGCAACCTATCAAATTGCGTTCCGTGGCTACCACCTTCCCGACGGGCGCGTCGGCCTGCTCTGTCAAGCCAATGCGGAAGAGGACCATGTTCCGAACAAGATGCGGAGCGCGGAAGCTCTCAACCACATACCGATCAGCATATCCCTTTTCACGCGCGATGGTGCGCTGCTTTATGCCAATACCGAAGCCAATCGCATCTATGGCTGGGGAATCCGCCCCCTGACTGCTCTGATTAGCAAAGACAAGGCTTTCGCCGCGGCGCTTGCAACGGCCGAAGAAAATGATATTGCCGTGATGACGTGCCGGATGCTCACACTCGATGGGGTGCGCTGGCGTGAAATCTCGATCCGAGCCTGCCGCGATTCTGTCAGTGGTGTTCCGGCGTACATTCTCTCCGATATCGATGTGACGGACCAGAAACTGCAGCAACAGAAGATCTCCTATCTTGCCCATCACGATATGCTGACGGGGCTGCACAGCCGGAATTATGTAAACCATCATTTTCCGGAGGTATTGGCAAAGGCAGGCCAAGCTCAAAAGCGGCTGGCCTTGCTGCTGATCGATCTTGATGACTTCAAGGCAATCAATGACACGCTTGGACATCTGTCAGGGGACGGGTTGCTGATCCATGTCGCCCGTCAGCTCAAGACCTCGATGCACGGCAAGGGGCATATTGCCCGCCTTGGCGGCGATGAGTTTGCGATCCTGATACCGTTCGAGACAACAGAAGAGCTCGACTTTTTCTGTAATGACATCATGTGTGCCATCTCGTTCGAGACGAAGCTGAATGGTCACCTCCTGAACACCCAGGCCTCCATCGGGATCAGCCTGTTCCCCGAACATGGCACGACGCTGCCCGAACTCATGCAGCATGCGGATCTGGCGCTGTATGAGGCCAAAGACAATGGCCGCAAGACCTTCCGCTATTACCGCCCTGCCCTGCAGCAGGCTGCCGTTCTCAAACGCACATTGGAAAAAGACCTTGATCGGGCGATCAAGGAACGAGAATTCCGGCTTTATTATCAGCCTCGCGTTGATTGTATCTCGCAGAAAGTTCTGAGCGTCGAAGCCCTCATGCGCTGGTATCGCCCCAATCAGGGTGTCGTTTCACCCGCTGTCTTTATCGAGGTGCTGGAAGAAACCGGCATGATCCATGACGTCGGAGACTGGATCACCATGCAGGCCGGATACGATCAGCAGATTCTCAATGAGAATGGCTATGACATTCCCATCTCGATCAACGTGTCGCCGGAACAGTTTGCCCATCCGCAATTCGTCCATCGGCTGCGTAACAATCTTGGCCAGACCGGATGTTCGCCAAGCAAGATCGAAATCGAAATAACGGAAAGCATGCTCATGGGGCATGGCTATGATGCGAAAGCGGTGCTGAAGGATCTGCGCAAGGCCGGCTTCTCGATTGCCGTGGATGATTTCGGCACCGGTTATTCCAATCTCGCCTACATTCAATCCTATCCAATTTCAAGCCTGAAGGTGGATAGCTCCTTCATCCAGATGATCGAAGATCAGTCTCCGGTGGTCAACATGATCCTGTCCCTGTGCCGCCTCCTTGGTATTTCCGCCGTCGCGGAAGGGGTTGAAACCATTGATCAGTTGGCATGGCTACAGCTCAACCACTGTGATGAATATCAGGGCTATCTCTATTCCAAACCCCGGCCGCTTCACCAGTTGCTCCACCTGCTCAACAACCCGCCCCTCTGGGCGAAGGATGGCATGGTGATCGGGTTCGAGGAGCAGGATCTCGCCTGGGCCTGA
- a CDS encoding GNAT family N-acetyltransferase — protein sequence MGNVLIRAAKRSDYEALAQLQLDSWQTSYNRFLPARYLHDQAPLDLMDQWRNMRLKADDFILVAFRDDHTGPAGFLSVRCRPAPFIDNLHCATAIRSRGTGQALMQAAFDRLRSRNKTSASLSVLVGNDAAKRFYLRLGATPGRVCREVIGDYPVDTEYMHWANF from the coding sequence ATGGGTAACGTGCTCATTCGCGCGGCAAAACGGTCAGACTACGAAGCTCTGGCGCAGTTGCAACTGGACAGCTGGCAAACAAGCTACAACCGATTTCTGCCCGCCCGCTATCTTCATGATCAGGCGCCCTTGGATCTGATGGATCAGTGGCGAAACATGCGCCTTAAGGCGGATGACTTCATTCTGGTTGCCTTTCGGGATGACCATACTGGCCCTGCGGGGTTCCTGTCCGTTCGCTGCCGCCCGGCCCCCTTCATCGACAATCTTCATTGCGCGACAGCCATCCGATCAAGAGGAACCGGTCAGGCCCTCATGCAAGCAGCCTTTGATCGACTGCGTTCGAGAAACAAGACATCTGCATCCCTGAGTGTCCTAGTCGGCAACGACGCAGCTAAGCGTTTCTACCTGCGACTCGGCGCAACTCCGGGCCGGGTGTGTCGGGAAGTGATAGGCGATTATCCCGTCGATACGGAATATATGCACTGGGCAAATTTTTAG
- the dsrO gene encoding sulfate reduction electron transfer complex DsrMKJOP subunit DsrO, with the protein MDTTRRHFLGSVGQVTIGAAATVAGAKHANAKTPSPDSNDIQSPHWGMVVDLRKCIGCQACTVACVMENAVPEDAFRTHVSVYEVIKDGGDPAMVMLPRLCNHCDEPPCVPVCPVEATYKQEGTGEVLVDASRCVGCAYCVQACPYDARFINHETQTADKCTFCFHRTQAGLLPACVETCVGGARNFGDLNDPDSSVSKLLKENTVSVLRPEMHTDPNVYYIGLDEALSGRVAGEAAYRPPLTSELEHHGESR; encoded by the coding sequence ATGGACACCACACGCCGCCACTTTCTGGGATCGGTCGGCCAGGTGACGATTGGCGCTGCGGCCACAGTTGCCGGAGCCAAACACGCCAACGCCAAGACCCCTTCACCCGACAGCAATGACATCCAATCCCCCCATTGGGGCATGGTCGTCGACCTGCGCAAATGCATCGGCTGTCAGGCCTGTACCGTCGCTTGCGTGATGGAAAACGCCGTGCCGGAGGATGCCTTCCGCACCCATGTTTCCGTCTATGAGGTGATCAAGGACGGCGGCGATCCTGCCATGGTGATGCTGCCGCGCCTGTGCAATCACTGCGACGAGCCACCGTGCGTGCCGGTCTGCCCTGTCGAGGCCACCTACAAGCAGGAAGGCACCGGCGAAGTGCTGGTTGATGCCTCGCGCTGCGTTGGCTGCGCCTACTGCGTTCAGGCCTGTCCCTATGACGCTCGGTTCATCAATCATGAAACCCAGACAGCAGACAAATGCACCTTCTGCTTTCACCGCACACAGGCCGGGTTGCTTCCTGCCTGCGTCGAGACCTGCGTTGGTGGGGCCCGCAATTTTGGCGATCTCAACGATCCCGACAGTTCGGTCTCAAAGCTCCTCAAGGAAAACACGGTATCTGTCCTGCGCCCCGAAATGCACACCGATCCCAATGTCTATTACATCGGGCTGGATGAAGCCCTCAGCGGCCGGGTCGCAGGGGAAGCCGCCTACAGACCGCCACTGACGTCCGAACTCGAACATCACGGGGAGAGCCGGTAA
- a CDS encoding MBL fold metallo-hydrolase → MAKLRFNTTPLTDHGSAIELAPGVRRVTCNNPGPFTFCGTNSYIIGEGDVMLLDPGPVDSVHIDALLAATKGERIDKILISHTHADHSAGAKLLQDRCGAPIYAEGPHRDSRPLHLGEVNALDASSDRDLVIDHQIKDGDQINGDGWALTVLHTPGHAMNHLCFAFTDGTGLFSADHVMAWSTSIVAPPDGSMADYMSSLDRLIARNDPVFWPGHGDVLEDPKPFLAGLKAHRVQREAALVDRLTAGDETIAEMVAVVYRDVDRSLHDAASLSMFAQLEYLMAQERVVCLDEAPTLSARYRLVD, encoded by the coding sequence ATGGCCAAGCTGAGGTTCAACACCACGCCCCTCACCGATCATGGTTCCGCGATCGAATTGGCACCGGGGGTGCGGCGCGTGACGTGCAACAATCCCGGCCCCTTCACCTTTTGTGGCACCAACAGCTACATAATCGGTGAAGGCGATGTCATGCTGCTTGATCCCGGCCCTGTGGATAGCGTGCATATCGATGCGCTGCTTGCTGCCACCAAAGGCGAACGCATCGACAAGATACTGATAAGCCACACCCATGCGGATCATTCGGCGGGCGCGAAATTGCTGCAGGACCGTTGCGGCGCCCCCATTTATGCAGAAGGGCCGCATCGCGACTCCCGCCCGTTGCATCTGGGCGAGGTTAATGCACTCGACGCGTCCAGTGACCGGGATCTTGTCATTGATCATCAGATCAAGGATGGCGACCAGATCAACGGCGATGGGTGGGCGCTAACCGTTCTGCATACACCCGGCCATGCCATGAACCACCTGTGCTTTGCCTTCACGGATGGAACGGGCCTGTTTTCCGCCGATCATGTCATGGCCTGGTCCACCTCGATTGTTGCGCCGCCGGATGGCTCGATGGCAGACTATATGTCCAGTCTGGACCGCCTGATCGCGCGGAATGATCCGGTATTCTGGCCGGGGCACGGGGATGTGCTTGAAGACCCGAAACCGTTTCTTGCAGGACTGAAGGCGCACCGGGTGCAAAGAGAAGCAGCGCTTGTTGATCGTCTCACAGCGGGCGATGAGACCATCGCGGAGATGGTTGCGGTGGTCTATCGAGATGTTGATCGATCCCTACATGACGCTGCCAGCCTGTCGATGTTCGCCCAGCTCGAGTATCTCATGGCGCAGGAGCGCGTCGTGTGCCTTGACGAAGCCCCTACCCTTTCGGCGCGCTACAGGCTGGTGGACTGA
- a CDS encoding flavodoxin family protein yields the protein MSETSETSVVIVYHSGYGHTESIANTVAKGVQSVEGVKVTMIKADDQDKDWDVLAAADAIVFGSPTYMGSVSGQFKMFMDESSKVWFTQGWKDKVAAGFTVSSSQSGDKLNTLTQLQIFAGQHSMIWVPLGMLPGNNSSTASIEDLNRLGAATGLMAQANADEGPDVAPQSTDHRTAEKFGANVAASAKRWASAA from the coding sequence ATGTCCGAAACCAGCGAAACATCTGTCGTTATCGTCTATCACAGTGGCTATGGCCATACTGAATCCATCGCCAACACCGTTGCAAAGGGCGTGCAAAGCGTCGAAGGCGTCAAGGTCACGATGATCAAGGCCGACGATCAGGACAAGGATTGGGACGTTCTGGCCGCCGCCGACGCCATCGTCTTCGGTAGCCCCACCTATATGGGTTCGGTCTCAGGTCAGTTCAAAATGTTCATGGACGAGAGCTCCAAGGTCTGGTTTACGCAGGGTTGGAAAGACAAGGTCGCAGCAGGGTTCACCGTATCCAGCTCGCAGTCTGGCGACAAACTCAACACCCTGACCCAGCTTCAGATTTTTGCAGGACAGCACAGCATGATCTGGGTTCCGCTCGGCATGCTTCCGGGCAACAACAGCTCAACCGCCAGCATCGAAGACCTCAACCGCCTCGGCGCCGCCACCGGCCTGATGGCGCAGGCAAACGCTGATGAAGGCCCGGACGTTGCTCCGCAGTCCACCGATCATCGCACCGCAGAGAAATTCGGAGCGAACGTTGCGGCCAGCGCCAAGCGTTGGGCGTCTGCTGCCTAA
- a CDS encoding PhnD/SsuA/transferrin family substrate-binding protein, which translates to MLSHRLLSLLMGLLISVVWLSVPFARADEQAVKRIGVLDFLGGDHSLRHWGATAASLDAAFPQLSFELVALDIDGLDKALAENRLDFVITNPGNYAELEYRYHISRIATAQEDQPVASTLVTNKGYKDLADLVGKRLAVVTPEAFGGFQIIWAEMDKVDPSLSRRVEVVATGYPMQKAVNAVLSGDADAAVLRTCTLEYLQAEDPDRYGSLHGFGLVETDETDCVVSSPLFPNWPFAKTRKTDSELAKEVAVTLMSIKEGNLWTVPLDYQSVHAVLRRLEIGPYARTGLISLADFIEDYSEWLLLIACALIFWAIYSVRIENLVRRRTRALNETNEQLVLEIAERKRAEEADRMHRRELEHVARLSILGEMATSIAHELNQPLAAISNYAQGCAMRISTGRFTQDDMEVASNEIAQQAERAASVIRRIRAFVRNKESQKVTVGIAGLIADCAPVYEASAHRAGVAVEVTIAPGLPTIEADRIQLQQVILNLVQNAIDAMIDAPADQKRVRLNARRASGDAPGIVLSLRDFGHGMDEEGLGHFAEAFYTTKENGIGLGLALSRSIVEAHGGTMRAEAPSEGPGLVVILFLPTGDAP; encoded by the coding sequence ATGTTGAGCCATCGCCTTCTCTCTCTGCTCATGGGACTTCTGATATCCGTTGTCTGGCTCTCAGTGCCCTTTGCAAGGGCAGACGAGCAGGCCGTGAAGCGGATCGGCGTTCTGGATTTTCTTGGCGGCGATCATTCCCTGAGACATTGGGGGGCAACGGCGGCCAGTCTTGACGCTGCCTTTCCTCAACTCTCCTTTGAACTCGTCGCGCTTGATATCGATGGCCTCGACAAGGCGCTGGCCGAAAACCGGCTCGACTTTGTCATCACCAATCCGGGCAACTATGCCGAGCTGGAATATCGCTACCACATCAGCCGCATCGCCACCGCACAGGAGGATCAGCCGGTCGCGTCCACATTGGTGACCAACAAGGGTTACAAGGATCTGGCGGATCTGGTCGGCAAGCGTCTGGCGGTCGTCACGCCAGAAGCCTTTGGCGGATTTCAGATCATTTGGGCCGAGATGGACAAGGTCGATCCGTCTCTCTCCCGCCGCGTCGAGGTGGTTGCTACGGGCTATCCGATGCAAAAGGCGGTGAACGCCGTCCTCTCGGGAGACGCTGACGCAGCGGTTCTGCGCACCTGTACGCTGGAGTATTTGCAGGCGGAGGATCCGGATCGCTATGGTTCGCTGCATGGCTTTGGCCTCGTTGAAACGGATGAGACTGACTGCGTGGTTTCCAGTCCGCTGTTTCCAAATTGGCCCTTTGCCAAGACACGCAAGACAGACAGCGAGCTTGCCAAAGAGGTCGCGGTCACCCTGATGAGCATCAAGGAAGGCAACCTCTGGACCGTTCCCCTCGACTATCAGTCCGTCCATGCTGTTCTGCGGCGTCTTGAGATCGGCCCCTATGCCCGAACAGGGCTCATTTCGCTTGCCGATTTCATCGAGGACTACAGCGAATGGCTGTTGTTGATCGCCTGTGCCCTGATTTTCTGGGCGATCTATTCGGTCCGGATCGAAAATCTGGTACGGCGGCGGACACGGGCGCTTAACGAAACCAATGAACAGTTGGTGCTGGAAATCGCCGAGCGCAAACGCGCCGAGGAAGCCGACCGGATGCACAGGCGAGAGCTCGAACATGTGGCCCGCCTGTCCATATTGGGCGAGATGGCGACATCCATCGCTCATGAATTGAACCAGCCGCTGGCGGCCATCTCGAATTATGCTCAGGGCTGTGCCATGCGCATCAGCACCGGGCGTTTCACGCAGGATGACATGGAAGTCGCCAGCAACGAGATTGCCCAACAGGCTGAACGGGCGGCGTCCGTCATCCGGCGTATTCGGGCCTTTGTTCGCAACAAGGAAAGCCAGAAGGTAACGGTCGGCATTGCTGGCCTCATCGCCGATTGCGCTCCGGTCTACGAGGCCTCGGCCCATCGGGCCGGGGTGGCGGTCGAGGTGACCATCGCACCGGGCCTGCCCACCATTGAGGCCGACCGGATCCAGCTACAACAGGTCATTCTCAATCTCGTCCAGAACGCCATCGACGCCATGATTGACGCCCCCGCAGACCAAAAACGCGTGCGACTGAATGCCCGGCGAGCAAGTGGCGACGCTCCGGGGATCGTTCTTTCCCTTCGCGATTTTGGCCATGGCATGGATGAAGAAGGCCTTGGGCATTTTGCCGAAGCCTTCTACACCACCAAGGAAAATGGCATCGGCCTCGGCCTTGCCCTTAGCCGCTCGATTGTGGAAGCCCACGGCGGCACCATGCGCGCCGAGGCACCAAGCGAAGGGCCGGGCCTTGTGGTCATACTCTTTTTGCCGACAGGAGACGCTCCATGA
- the nrfD gene encoding NrfD/PsrC family molybdoenzyme membrane anchor subunit, with amino-acid sequence MQIQELVGAVHEAAWLPWAVQYFFLIGMSTTALFMTLPGFVFGKTSFLPMARLALITAVTTGISGPVALLADLHQPFRFWEFFAYTNASSWMAWGSWIVVSYVTLLLLYTWAVHRPALYRWGNEDWRFAWLYRFLAFGSSANSFARPLGLAACLSALGILTYTGAEVAIVHSRPLWNTPLLPVQFAATGAVGALGVMLVLGRLLGSGSDCESRMNRLLATCLAFVGVLGALWFGLALSGLSPVHAEALASVAGFPVWQMIAIWATLAIALPFVIALISPAHTGWITGIIAIHAAWMFRWTVFMGGQAVPKVGSGLYDALMPTGIDGMMGVIGTFGLWIFLLILYTTFVPWAEAETPVAPSQNHSAQPVRTA; translated from the coding sequence ATGCAAATTCAAGAACTCGTCGGAGCCGTTCACGAAGCCGCATGGCTTCCCTGGGCGGTCCAGTATTTCTTCCTCATCGGTATGTCGACCACGGCCCTCTTCATGACCTTGCCGGGGTTCGTTTTCGGCAAGACGTCTTTCCTGCCCATGGCAAGATTGGCCCTGATTACAGCGGTGACGACCGGCATTTCCGGCCCCGTTGCTCTTCTTGCCGATTTGCATCAGCCGTTCCGCTTCTGGGAATTCTTCGCTTACACCAACGCCAGCTCCTGGATGGCATGGGGATCATGGATCGTCGTCTCCTACGTCACCTTGCTGCTGCTCTACACCTGGGCGGTTCATCGTCCGGCGCTTTATCGCTGGGGCAATGAGGACTGGCGCTTTGCGTGGCTTTACCGCTTTCTCGCCTTTGGCAGCAGCGCGAACAGCTTTGCCCGTCCGCTCGGCCTTGCTGCCTGTCTGTCCGCACTTGGCATTTTGACTTACACCGGCGCCGAAGTTGCCATCGTCCATTCCCGTCCCTTGTGGAACACACCCCTCCTGCCCGTGCAGTTTGCTGCCACCGGTGCCGTGGGTGCTCTTGGTGTTATGCTGGTTCTTGGCCGCCTGCTGGGGTCTGGTTCCGATTGCGAATCACGCATGAACCGATTGCTCGCCACGTGTCTGGCTTTTGTCGGCGTGCTTGGTGCCCTCTGGTTCGGTCTGGCCCTTTCTGGTCTCAGCCCCGTCCATGCAGAAGCGCTCGCCTCGGTTGCCGGGTTCCCTGTCTGGCAGATGATCGCGATCTGGGCGACGCTCGCCATCGCTCTGCCCTTTGTCATCGCCTTGATCTCTCCGGCCCATACGGGATGGATCACCGGCATCATCGCCATTCACGCGGCATGGATGTTCCGCTGGACCGTCTTCATGGGCGGCCAGGCTGTCCCCAAAGTCGGGTCAGGTCTTTATGACGCCCTGATGCCCACTGGCATCGACGGCATGATGGGCGTGATCGGCACGTTCGGTCTTTGGATCTTCCTGCTCATCCTCTACACCACCTTTGTTCCCTGGGCCGAAGCCGAGACGCCTGTCGCGCCTTCCCAAAATCATTCCGCCCAACCGGTCCGCACAGCCTGA
- a CDS encoding response regulator transcription factor has product MNEDAVIHIVDDDRAVREGLGFMLSSLGLGIQTHGSAMDLLDRLDDAVIGCILADVRMPGMTGLELLDELNRRGCALPVIIITAHADVPMAVRAIQSGALDFFEKPVNGMALVERINEALKTARASAGDAQKKAQIAERIASLTSREMDVARAVMDGRQNKQIAADLGISPKTVEIHRHNLMAKMEATTTADLVRQLVTADWPQD; this is encoded by the coding sequence ATGAACGAAGATGCCGTCATTCATATCGTTGATGATGACCGCGCCGTCCGTGAAGGGCTCGGCTTCATGCTCTCCTCGCTCGGCCTTGGCATTCAGACCCATGGCTCGGCCATGGACCTGCTCGACCGCCTTGATGACGCGGTTATTGGCTGCATACTGGCCGATGTGCGCATGCCCGGCATGACGGGACTGGAATTGCTCGATGAGCTGAACCGGCGCGGCTGTGCTCTGCCGGTGATCATTATCACCGCCCACGCAGACGTGCCCATGGCGGTCAGAGCCATCCAGTCCGGAGCGCTCGACTTCTTTGAAAAGCCGGTCAATGGCATGGCGCTTGTCGAACGCATCAATGAAGCTCTGAAAACAGCCCGTGCCAGCGCTGGCGACGCCCAGAAAAAGGCTCAAATTGCCGAGCGCATCGCCAGCCTCACCAGCCGTGAGATGGACGTGGCCCGCGCTGTCATGGATGGCAGACAGAACAAGCAGATTGCCGCCGATCTTGGAATCAGTCCCAAGACCGTCGAGATTCATCGCCATAACCTGATGGCCAAGATGGAAGCGACCACCACGGCCGACCTGGTGCGACAGCTTGTCACGGCTGATTGGCCCCAAGATTAG